From Lujinxingia vulgaris, a single genomic window includes:
- a CDS encoding serine/threonine protein kinase, producing the protein MVVFDATYSLEPGHLFEGKYRILRELGRGGFGMVYLAFQVAMDRHVALKVLKPGVGSEAPSARERFLREVKIISKLRHPNTVTIHDYGETFEGVVYMVLEFVEGQTLKDILKAEGAQTPMRALALTRQITRSLAEAHRHGVVHRDLKPANIMVTDLDTEPDFVKVLDFGVARLLGKQNDDLTSVGVPEGERALIGTPRYMSPEQVRGETLTGASDLYGMGLILYEMLVGEPAVQGDTTMGLISQQLTPEPLRLPSLMALHPLLQDLIRTATQKNIARRFRSAEEFCESIDHAMMALSQEQGYSPATGGYFAVSGNFSAVPRTDPSGVHPHTPRHTHQHTPQPRAQPAHAPPPGFGAAVGVHAGTQSGSAQSGTDAGWLQGNLTERDFDTSPADSGLSPAEAAPFVGNQVDYDLSEENLLGIPSSELPLPPDAYNDSSPFAPASPREPAQPNAATGSGAHAAAISATPKPPPRAGSDDNLISFAFTVVKLIFLSILAVFFCYITFITTGALLGDFAHGTVKLGVASTLALSIPLFTALGENSQKERFHVVKRPTDRLARIFIGTTIFAAAACIIMSFAMAGRVTDFLRNDPNWFFRENVDVNFEPTPVTEANRTLSFTMADGIEVAMTKIGLYDGQPTAVQGGEGGAIVAPPPAPTRPRATPEPAAPAPQPERRAAPAPTRPSMPAPTRPGNTRNTEKDDTQKGDYVRW; encoded by the coding sequence GTGGTCGTCTTCGATGCAACATACAGCTTAGAGCCAGGACACCTCTTTGAGGGCAAGTACCGCATCCTGCGCGAGCTCGGCCGCGGCGGCTTCGGCATGGTCTATCTGGCCTTCCAGGTGGCGATGGACCGCCACGTCGCCCTTAAAGTCCTCAAGCCCGGGGTGGGCTCGGAAGCCCCCAGCGCGCGCGAGCGCTTTTTGCGCGAAGTCAAAATCATCAGCAAACTTCGCCACCCCAACACCGTCACCATCCACGACTATGGCGAGACCTTTGAGGGCGTCGTCTACATGGTGCTGGAGTTTGTCGAAGGGCAAACTCTCAAAGACATCCTCAAAGCCGAGGGCGCCCAGACGCCGATGCGCGCGCTGGCGCTCACCCGCCAGATCACCCGCTCGCTGGCCGAGGCCCACCGCCACGGCGTGGTGCACCGCGATCTCAAGCCCGCCAACATCATGGTCACCGACCTCGACACCGAGCCCGACTTTGTCAAAGTGCTCGACTTCGGAGTCGCTCGCCTTCTGGGCAAGCAGAACGACGACCTCACCTCGGTCGGGGTGCCCGAGGGCGAGCGTGCGCTGATCGGCACGCCCCGCTACATGAGCCCGGAGCAGGTCCGCGGCGAAACCCTCACCGGTGCCAGCGACCTCTACGGTATGGGCTTGATCCTCTACGAGATGCTCGTCGGCGAGCCGGCGGTGCAGGGTGATACGACGATGGGGCTAATCAGCCAGCAGCTCACGCCCGAGCCGCTGCGCCTGCCCAGCCTGATGGCGCTGCACCCGCTGCTCCAGGATCTCATCCGCACCGCCACGCAGAAGAACATCGCGCGGCGCTTCCGCTCCGCCGAGGAGTTCTGCGAGTCGATCGACCACGCCATGATGGCCCTCTCCCAGGAGCAGGGCTACTCGCCAGCCACCGGCGGCTATTTTGCGGTCAGCGGCAACTTCAGCGCGGTGCCCCGCACCGATCCCAGCGGCGTTCACCCTCACACCCCGCGCCACACCCACCAGCACACCCCGCAGCCCCGCGCCCAACCCGCGCACGCGCCACCGCCGGGATTCGGCGCCGCTGTGGGCGTCCACGCCGGCACGCAGTCCGGCAGCGCGCAGTCAGGCACGGACGCAGGCTGGCTCCAGGGCAACCTCACCGAACGCGACTTCGACACCAGCCCGGCCGACTCCGGCTTGAGCCCGGCCGAAGCGGCGCCTTTTGTGGGCAACCAGGTTGACTACGATCTCTCAGAAGAAAACCTCCTGGGCATCCCCAGCTCCGAGCTTCCGCTGCCCCCCGACGCGTATAACGACAGCAGCCCCTTCGCTCCGGCCAGCCCCCGGGAGCCGGCCCAACCGAACGCAGCGACAGGCTCCGGCGCGCACGCCGCCGCCATCTCTGCAACCCCAAAACCGCCCCCCCGTGCGGGCAGCGATGATAATTTGATTTCCTTTGCCTTCACCGTCGTAAAGCTCATCTTCCTGAGCATCCTGGCCGTCTTCTTCTGCTACATCACCTTCATCACCACCGGCGCGCTCCTGGGTGACTTCGCCCACGGCACCGTCAAGCTGGGGGTGGCCAGCACGCTCGCGCTCTCCATCCCGCTCTTCACCGCCCTGGGTGAAAACAGCCAGAAAGAGCGCTTCCACGTCGTCAAACGCCCCACCGATCGCCTGGCCCGCATCTTCATCGGCACCACGATCTTTGCGGCGGCGGCCTGCATCATCATGTCCTTTGCGATGGCCGGACGCGTCACCGACTTTTTGCGCAACGACCCCAACTGGTTCTTCCGCGAAAACGTCGACGTCAACTTCGAGCCCACCCCGGTCACCGAGGCCAACCGCACCCTCTCCTTCACCATGGCCGACGGCATCGAGGTCGCCATGACGAAGATCGGCCTCTACGACGGTCAACCCACCGCGGTGCAGGGCGGCGAGGGCGGTGCCATCGTTGCCCCTCCCCCCGCCCCGACGCGCCCGCGCGCCACGCCGGAACCAGCAGCGCCTGCGCCCCAGCCGGAGCGCCGCGCCGCCCCGGCCCCCACGCGCCCCTCCATGCCCGCGCCCACACGACCGGGCAACACCCGCAACACCGAGAAGGATGACACCCAGAAGGGTGACTACGTCCGCTGGTAA
- a CDS encoding DEAD/DEAH box helicase — MSSISEDSEEQSGAQVDAALSFEEGTLVLRGEAGAVGPGWVYDARVDAWRAPAWRYRQVLAALLRSGLTLRDEARVYAKHGLKMGGRRFKPYEHQSEALEAWSQGGRRGVVVLPTGAGKSYVASMAIEITGRTTLVVVPTIDLMTQWVGNLEAAFGQPIGMLGGGYHQVERITVSTYDSAAIHMARLGDRFGLMIFDEAHHLPGEVYRQAALQSIAPFRLGLTATPERSDGKERDLDDLVGPQVYRRSIKELAGEVLADYEVRTLEVAMNEEDRELYEKARAVYRGFVESQGIRLGGRHGWRNFLAATSRSDEGRRALKAHRLQKRLALVHQEKLALLFDLLDEHPDERVLIFTNDNASVYAISEALLCPAITHETKIKERREILKRVREGTYRVLVTSKVLNEGVDIPEASVAMILAGSGSVREHVQRLGRILRRGEGKRALLYELVTADSVEGFVSQRRREHDAYQ; from the coding sequence ATGTCCAGTATCTCAGAAGACTCAGAAGAACAGAGTGGGGCGCAGGTCGATGCGGCGTTGTCGTTTGAAGAAGGCACGCTCGTGCTGCGCGGCGAGGCGGGCGCGGTTGGCCCCGGGTGGGTGTATGACGCGCGGGTGGACGCCTGGCGCGCGCCGGCCTGGCGTTACCGTCAGGTGCTGGCCGCGCTTTTGCGCTCCGGGTTGACGTTGCGCGATGAGGCCCGCGTCTACGCGAAGCATGGCCTGAAGATGGGCGGGCGGCGCTTTAAGCCCTACGAGCACCAGAGCGAGGCGCTTGAGGCCTGGAGCCAGGGGGGAAGGCGCGGGGTTGTGGTGCTTCCGACCGGCGCGGGCAAAAGCTATGTGGCGTCGATGGCCATCGAGATCACCGGGCGCACCACGCTTGTGGTGGTGCCCACCATCGATCTGATGACCCAGTGGGTGGGTAACCTGGAGGCGGCTTTTGGTCAGCCCATCGGCATGCTGGGTGGTGGGTACCACCAGGTGGAGCGCATCACGGTGTCGACCTACGACTCGGCGGCGATTCACATGGCGAGGCTCGGCGATCGTTTCGGGTTGATGATCTTCGATGAGGCGCATCATCTGCCCGGGGAGGTGTACCGGCAGGCGGCGTTGCAGAGTATTGCGCCCTTTCGGCTGGGGCTGACGGCCACACCGGAGCGAAGCGACGGAAAAGAGCGCGATCTTGATGATCTTGTCGGCCCCCAGGTCTACCGTCGCTCCATCAAGGAGCTGGCCGGGGAGGTGCTGGCTGATTATGAGGTGCGCACTCTCGAAGTGGCGATGAACGAGGAAGACCGCGAACTTTATGAGAAGGCGCGCGCGGTCTACCGGGGGTTTGTGGAGTCGCAGGGCATTCGCCTGGGCGGGCGCCACGGCTGGCGCAACTTCCTGGCGGCCACCAGCCGCTCCGATGAGGGGCGGCGCGCGCTCAAGGCCCACCGGCTGCAAAAGCGGCTGGCGCTTGTGCACCAGGAGAAGTTGGCGCTGCTCTTCGACCTTCTCGATGAGCACCCCGACGAGCGGGTGCTGATCTTCACCAACGATAACGCCTCGGTCTACGCCATCAGTGAGGCGCTTTTATGCCCGGCGATCACCCACGAGACGAAGATCAAGGAGCGGCGCGAGATCTTAAAACGGGTGCGTGAGGGGACCTACCGCGTGCTGGTCACCAGCAAGGTGCTTAACGAGGGGGTGGACATCCCGGAGGCTTCGGTGGCGATGATCCTGGCCGGCTCGGGAAGCGTGCGGGAGCATGTGCAGCGGCTGGGCCGAATTTTGCGGCGAGGAGAGGGGAAGCGGGCGTTGTTGTACGAGCTGGTGACGGCGGATTCGGTCGAGGGGTTTGTGAGCCAGCGACGTCGGGAGCACGATGCTTACCAGTGA
- a CDS encoding DUF790 family protein: protein MLTSDLLRVKKTRGAIVPRYLDVEAPEALERAEALVSIFDDHLNKPRALVDERVEEAIGHGTDFLIWRGLAKLLYDRSAFEVRSEAEPSEVREALFLAAAEAGNPHREEARAAVLEEVGRAMGLSAQALEVALYADLEERQVLSSFKTIDAEGLLHRYNLALAQAVLYRALSLKISLQGQDSNRLRYLFQMLKFHRLMHRTERVKGGYVIEVDGPASVLKGGKRYGLSMASFLPAVLHLKGWQLEAVVDWDNKERTFELGPDQGLKSDRRVRGQWVAEEEQWFEERFPDQAPEGWELVRQGEVVDLGDNEVLVTDYVVREPDGGEVLLEIVGAWRASYLRRRLERLAELKSARPVILVVSERLRADREKMEAGVAGVVFFKGVILSDKVVEAASQALGLG from the coding sequence ATGCTTACCAGTGATCTTTTGAGGGTGAAAAAGACGCGCGGCGCCATCGTTCCGCGTTATCTGGATGTGGAGGCGCCCGAGGCTCTGGAGCGCGCTGAGGCGCTGGTGAGCATCTTTGACGACCACCTCAACAAGCCGCGCGCGCTGGTCGATGAGCGGGTGGAGGAGGCCATTGGCCATGGCACCGATTTTCTGATCTGGCGGGGGCTTGCGAAGCTTCTTTACGACCGCAGCGCGTTCGAGGTGCGCTCGGAGGCGGAGCCTTCCGAGGTGCGCGAGGCGCTCTTTCTGGCGGCTGCCGAAGCGGGCAATCCGCATCGGGAAGAGGCGCGCGCCGCGGTGCTTGAGGAGGTCGGGCGGGCGATGGGGTTGAGCGCGCAGGCGCTTGAGGTGGCGCTTTATGCGGACCTTGAGGAGCGCCAGGTGCTCAGCTCTTTTAAGACGATCGACGCCGAGGGCCTGCTGCATCGTTACAACCTGGCGCTGGCGCAGGCGGTGCTCTACCGGGCGCTGAGTCTGAAGATCTCGCTCCAGGGGCAGGACTCCAACCGGCTGCGTTATCTTTTTCAGATGTTGAAGTTTCACAGGCTCATGCATCGGACCGAGCGGGTCAAAGGCGGCTATGTGATCGAGGTCGATGGGCCGGCCAGCGTGCTCAAGGGAGGGAAGCGCTACGGGTTGTCGATGGCGAGTTTTTTGCCGGCGGTGTTGCATCTCAAGGGCTGGCAGCTTGAGGCGGTGGTCGATTGGGATAACAAAGAGCGCACCTTTGAGCTGGGGCCCGACCAGGGTCTGAAGAGCGATCGGCGAGTGCGGGGGCAGTGGGTGGCCGAGGAGGAGCAGTGGTTTGAGGAGCGTTTTCCCGACCAGGCGCCCGAGGGCTGGGAGCTTGTGCGCCAGGGGGAGGTCGTGGACCTGGGCGATAACGAGGTGCTCGTTACCGATTATGTGGTGCGGGAGCCCGACGGTGGGGAGGTGCTTCTGGAGATTGTGGGGGCCTGGCGAGCGTCGTATCTGCGGCGTCGGCTGGAGCGGCTGGCCGAGCTGAAGAGCGCGCGGCCGGTGATTCTGGTGGTCAGCGAGCGGCTGCGGGCCGACCGCGAGAAGATGGAGGCCGGGGTGGCCGGGGTGGTGTTTTTTAAGGGGGTGATTCTGAGCGATAAGGTCGTTGAGGCGGCCAGCCAGGCGCTGGGGCTGGGCTGA
- a CDS encoding MYXO-CTERM sorting domain-containing protein, whose product MRLEKVTGAALLGLAVGGAMTVGQVAVADACMPPLGQITDTYPSEGAVVAPDVKGWLFGFGAGQEPTIELRDADGQRVEATVLTTHLASFFGVARSLQPAQPLAEGTYTLSATYEHSPQNNVSSLFTVDAEAAWPAPPAPPVLTWYRETFDQAVGNSCEFGDEHHRIKLHPAAGAVAYRVELETEFDTALEIGPMVGRADIEHGITLGDVVCVRAYAIRGDGTESEASERCVPQKCRHYGRDESPGMLGTTDWSLVSEGSCPGEPGEGDDPSGGDVGGDAGFDVGEWPTDDVGPEPGDDVGPEPGDDVGPEPGDDVGDDPQVDAGDSVDAGSGDVGTGSGGDVALGDDGSQQAVSGGGCSSSGSPAGGALSLLVGALGVLVWRRRR is encoded by the coding sequence ATGCGATTGGAAAAAGTGACAGGTGCAGCTCTTCTGGGGCTGGCGGTAGGTGGGGCGATGACGGTGGGGCAGGTGGCGGTTGCCGATGCGTGCATGCCGCCTCTGGGTCAGATCACCGACACCTACCCTTCGGAGGGCGCGGTGGTGGCTCCCGATGTTAAGGGGTGGCTCTTTGGGTTTGGGGCGGGGCAGGAGCCCACCATCGAGCTCCGAGACGCCGACGGCCAGCGGGTTGAGGCCACGGTGCTCACGACCCACCTGGCCTCCTTCTTCGGGGTGGCCCGCTCGCTGCAACCTGCACAACCTCTGGCGGAGGGCACCTACACGCTCAGCGCCACGTACGAGCATAGCCCTCAGAACAACGTCTCAAGCCTCTTTACCGTCGATGCCGAGGCGGCCTGGCCTGCGCCTCCGGCCCCTCCGGTGCTGACCTGGTACCGGGAGACCTTCGACCAGGCCGTGGGCAATAGCTGTGAGTTTGGCGATGAGCATCACCGCATCAAACTTCATCCCGCCGCAGGTGCTGTGGCTTACCGCGTGGAGCTTGAGACCGAGTTTGATACGGCCCTTGAGATCGGCCCGATGGTCGGGCGCGCCGACATCGAGCACGGCATCACCCTGGGCGATGTGGTCTGCGTGCGGGCGTATGCCATCCGCGGCGACGGCACCGAGAGCGAGGCCTCGGAGCGCTGCGTGCCCCAGAAGTGCCGCCATTATGGCCGCGATGAAAGCCCCGGCATGCTGGGAACCACCGACTGGAGCCTTGTGAGTGAGGGCAGCTGCCCGGGCGAGCCCGGTGAGGGAGACGACCCGAGCGGGGGCGATGTGGGTGGCGATGCTGGCTTTGATGTGGGTGAATGGCCCACCGACGATGTGGGGCCTGAGCCCGGCGATGATGTGGGGCCTGAGCCCGGCGATGATGTGGGCCCTGAGCCCGGCGATGATGTGGGCGATGATCCTCAGGTCGACGCGGGAGATAGTGTTGATGCGGGCTCCGGCGATGTGGGCACAGGCTCCGGCGGTGACGTCGCCCTGGGCGATGATGGTTCGCAGCAGGCTGTCAGCGGAGGCGGTTGCTCCTCGTCGGGAAGCCCGGCAGGCGGCGCACTGAGCCTGCTCGTCGGTGCGCTGGGAGTGCTGGTGTGGCGTCGGCGTCGCTGA
- a CDS encoding MYXO-CTERM sorting domain-containing protein: protein MWNVGNGLAIGAGVMLASGLYAVEAHACDPALEYVVDALPAEDAVVAPDAQLLIFFNGAQDDPTIELVDEAGEPVAVSVERMSQAAFFGFVRELLPQAPLAEGTYSMRVTYGNEYQDDFERSFEVDADHAWAPVEGAPELTWYRETYAEGTGNSCEWGDAYQMIRFGAVPGAVSYYVELQRGDTVLEQRYLSDKVDAFHGFVMEGVECVRVAALSGDGGPGESAELCVPDKCNHFEGEMPWQFGTTDWDEVDGCETEVPVEGDPDDSDAGSDDVGAGDVGSGSDAGSDAGGWDVEEPTGGSDDEGGCSSSGGSPPLAYWFLIVAMLMTGRWRRRRRA from the coding sequence ATGTGGAATGTTGGAAATGGCCTGGCGATCGGTGCGGGGGTGATGCTCGCAAGCGGTCTTTATGCCGTGGAGGCTCACGCCTGCGATCCGGCGCTTGAGTATGTGGTCGATGCCCTGCCCGCCGAAGATGCGGTGGTGGCGCCCGATGCGCAGCTTCTGATCTTTTTTAACGGCGCGCAGGACGATCCGACCATTGAGCTTGTGGACGAGGCCGGCGAGCCTGTGGCGGTGAGCGTAGAGCGGATGAGTCAGGCCGCGTTTTTCGGCTTTGTGCGCGAGCTTTTGCCTCAAGCGCCGCTGGCCGAGGGTACCTACAGCATGCGCGTGACGTACGGGAATGAGTACCAGGACGACTTTGAGCGCAGCTTCGAGGTCGACGCTGACCATGCGTGGGCGCCGGTTGAGGGCGCGCCCGAGCTGACCTGGTACCGCGAGACCTACGCCGAGGGCACCGGCAACAGCTGTGAGTGGGGCGATGCGTATCAGATGATTCGTTTTGGAGCGGTGCCCGGGGCCGTGAGCTACTACGTGGAGCTGCAGCGCGGCGACACCGTCCTGGAGCAGCGCTACCTGAGCGATAAGGTCGATGCGTTTCACGGCTTTGTGATGGAAGGCGTCGAGTGTGTGCGCGTTGCGGCGCTCAGCGGCGACGGTGGCCCGGGTGAGTCTGCCGAGCTCTGCGTGCCCGATAAGTGCAACCACTTTGAGGGGGAGATGCCCTGGCAGTTTGGCACCACCGACTGGGACGAGGTCGACGGATGCGAGACCGAGGTGCCGGTGGAGGGCGATCCGGACGACAGCGACGCGGGCAGCGATGACGTCGGCGCGGGCGATGTTGGCTCCGGCTCCGATGCGGGCAGTGACGCCGGCGGCTGGGATGTGGAAGAACCCACCGGCGGATCGGACGACGAGGGCGGTTGCAGCAGCAGCGGCGGATCGCCGCCACTGGCCTACTGGTTTTTGATCGTGGCGATGCTGATGACGGGAAGGTGGCGTCGGCGACGCAGGGCCTGA
- a CDS encoding GbsR/MarR family transcriptional regulator has protein sequence MNDAEIEFIERFGLLFEEDGAPRIAGRIFGLVLIEDRALTLDDMAEILQVSKASVSTNTRLLDGMGLLERTTVPGDRHTYYRLAPDAFEVSLARARRRMVTVLQVLDDTIPGLPEDNVVAQRRLTKMQEWHRFLVEDMDAMLVRWRDRQDAKEEEGADA, from the coding sequence ATGAATGACGCAGAGATCGAATTCATTGAGCGCTTCGGCCTGCTCTTTGAAGAAGACGGCGCCCCCCGCATCGCCGGCCGCATCTTCGGCCTGGTGCTGATCGAAGATCGGGCGCTGACCCTCGACGACATGGCCGAAATCCTCCAGGTCAGCAAAGCCTCGGTGAGCACCAACACTCGCCTCCTCGACGGTATGGGGCTGCTGGAGCGCACGACGGTGCCGGGCGATCGTCACACCTACTACCGTCTGGCGCCGGACGCCTTCGAGGTGTCACTGGCCCGAGCGCGTCGTCGCATGGTCACGGTGCTGCAGGTGCTCGACGACACCATCCCCGGGCTCCCCGAAGACAACGTCGTGGCGCAGCGCCGCCTGACGAAGATGCAGGAGTGGCATCGCTTCCTGGTCGAGGACATGGACGCGATGCTCGTGCGCTGGCGCGATCGTCAGGACGCAAAGGAAGAGGAGGGCGCCGATGCGTAA
- a CDS encoding TolC family protein, with product MRKQRMFRVAGAGAFGLCALMLLNTPAGAQEMPDDASEEAVEGQDGGTAEAEAPERPQLAQPGPDDRQAAEQQAGAARVLTLDEAVERATSRGNQIALAQADVQSAELALKEARYGRLPQVSAEGQYSNYIRTPFIVLPEDSPFGGGVLRTGNKHNFNFSAQVSVPLWSTQLNRSIDLAEASAELSQLVVEASQTTVSVEVQRAYLNGLITLESLQVLEESYATLQKNLELVRALYEQGVAPEYDLIRTEVQVRNVEPEISRAMSNHQGALNYIKLLTAIPIDEDIRLAGSLRELFSEADTAELEPNFEQNADLIQLSGQRSLVERQVALEKAAYWPTLAAFGSFTYQGQANDLKFWDYEWGETAIAGLTLSVPIFSPGLRQRVEQAEVDQMRLGLQEEFLRQSLRSEFEIAKARLADLEKTIEAQERNVAQAERGYRIAQASYEEGAYGLMEVNDAESALTDARLNYTAALNDYLNALLDLEELVGAGSENDD from the coding sequence ATGCGTAAACAACGCATGTTTCGTGTCGCCGGCGCCGGCGCCTTCGGGCTCTGCGCGCTGATGCTCCTGAATACGCCCGCAGGGGCGCAGGAGATGCCCGACGACGCTTCCGAGGAGGCGGTTGAGGGTCAGGATGGCGGCACGGCAGAGGCCGAGGCCCCTGAGCGTCCCCAGCTCGCGCAGCCAGGCCCCGATGATCGCCAGGCCGCGGAGCAGCAGGCCGGCGCGGCCCGGGTGCTGACGCTCGATGAGGCGGTGGAGCGGGCGACGAGTCGCGGCAACCAGATCGCGCTTGCTCAGGCCGACGTGCAGAGCGCCGAGCTCGCCCTCAAAGAAGCGCGCTACGGGCGGCTTCCGCAGGTGAGCGCCGAGGGGCAGTACTCCAACTACATCCGCACGCCCTTCATTGTGCTTCCCGAAGACAGCCCCTTCGGGGGCGGGGTGTTGCGCACGGGCAACAAGCATAACTTCAACTTCTCGGCTCAGGTCTCGGTGCCGCTGTGGTCGACGCAGCTCAACCGCAGCATCGATCTGGCCGAGGCCAGCGCGGAGCTCAGCCAGCTGGTGGTGGAGGCCTCGCAGACCACGGTGAGCGTGGAGGTGCAGCGGGCGTATCTCAACGGGCTCATCACCCTGGAGTCGTTGCAGGTGCTCGAAGAGAGCTACGCGACCCTGCAGAAGAACCTGGAGCTTGTGCGCGCGCTTTACGAGCAGGGGGTGGCGCCGGAGTACGATTTGATCCGCACGGAAGTGCAGGTGCGCAACGTGGAGCCCGAGATCAGCCGGGCGATGAGCAACCATCAGGGCGCGCTCAACTACATCAAGCTGCTCACGGCCATCCCGATTGATGAGGACATCCGGCTGGCGGGTTCGCTGCGCGAGCTTTTTTCCGAGGCCGATACCGCCGAGCTGGAGCCGAACTTTGAACAAAACGCCGACCTGATTCAGCTCAGCGGCCAGCGCAGCCTGGTGGAGCGTCAGGTGGCGCTGGAGAAGGCCGCCTACTGGCCGACGCTGGCCGCTTTCGGGAGCTTTACCTACCAGGGGCAGGCCAACGACCTGAAGTTCTGGGATTACGAGTGGGGGGAGACGGCGATCGCCGGGCTGACCCTCTCGGTGCCGATCTTCAGCCCGGGGCTGCGCCAGCGGGTGGAGCAGGCCGAGGTCGATCAGATGCGGCTGGGGCTGCAGGAAGAGTTTTTGCGCCAGTCGCTGCGCTCGGAGTTCGAGATCGCGAAGGCGCGTCTGGCCGACCTGGAGAAGACCATTGAGGCCCAGGAGCGCAACGTCGCGCAGGCCGAGCGAGGGTACCGCATCGCGCAGGCCAGCTACGAAGAAGGCGCCTACGGGCTGATGGAGGTCAACGACGCCGAGAGCGCGCTGACCGACGCGCGGCTTAACTACACCGCCGCGCTCAACGACTACTTAAACGCGCTGCTCGACCTTGAAGAGCTGGTCGGAGCCGGGAGCGAGAACGATGACTGA
- a CDS encoding efflux RND transporter periplasmic adaptor subunit translates to MTEAMMMTSAKKVQRRFQRGAVMLTALALLVSSAACKPPAEEKATEAEESVERAAPVRVSSPEELTLPRRATYSGTLEAWEVAQITGQQGTRIERMLVQEGDRVRRGQVLARMDDATLRQAQVELRTAQTELDRAKRLVDIGAVARQQLEQAQAAYDSISANIELLESNTVLTSPISGVVTNRYFVAGEQFVVGAQAPALLTVQQIDPLKVIIDVAERYFPQVKMGMKATVNLDTYPGEDFAGEVTRINPTISPDSRSFRVEIRLDNEDGRLSPGMSARASLELGEVEGLFVARSALQTQPGRERPFVWVVEPGNKAHRAFIEVGERFEDRQLVRSGLEADAQVVIEGMSRLNEGTEVEVVGAPEDQSEGGDEVTPEVDERDVRAEDKADDEAQSADQPG, encoded by the coding sequence ATGACTGAAGCGATGATGATGACCTCTGCGAAGAAGGTGCAACGAAGGTTTCAACGTGGCGCGGTGATGCTTACGGCGCTGGCGCTGCTGGTGAGCAGCGCGGCGTGCAAGCCCCCGGCCGAGGAGAAGGCCACCGAGGCTGAAGAGAGCGTGGAGCGGGCTGCGCCGGTGCGTGTGAGCTCGCCAGAGGAGCTGACGCTGCCACGGCGCGCGACCTACTCCGGGACGCTGGAGGCCTGGGAGGTGGCGCAGATCACCGGTCAGCAGGGCACGCGCATTGAGCGCATGCTCGTGCAGGAGGGCGACCGGGTGCGCCGCGGCCAGGTGCTCGCCAGGATGGATGACGCCACGCTGCGCCAGGCGCAGGTGGAGCTGCGCACCGCGCAGACCGAGCTCGACCGGGCCAAACGCCTGGTGGACATCGGCGCGGTGGCGCGCCAGCAGCTCGAGCAGGCTCAGGCGGCCTACGACTCCATCAGCGCCAACATTGAGCTCCTGGAGAGCAACACCGTACTCACAAGCCCGATCTCTGGCGTGGTGACCAACCGGTATTTTGTGGCCGGCGAGCAGTTTGTGGTGGGGGCTCAGGCCCCGGCGCTCCTGACGGTGCAGCAGATCGATCCCCTCAAGGTGATCATCGATGTGGCCGAGCGCTATTTTCCGCAGGTGAAGATGGGGATGAAGGCCACGGTGAACCTGGACACCTACCCGGGCGAAGATTTTGCCGGGGAGGTCACGCGGATAAATCCGACGATTTCGCCGGATAGTCGCAGCTTCCGGGTGGAGATTCGCCTGGACAATGAAGACGGGCGGCTCAGCCCCGGGATGTCGGCCCGCGCCAGCCTGGAGCTTGGCGAGGTGGAGGGGCTCTTTGTGGCGCGCAGCGCGCTGCAGACCCAGCCCGGCCGCGAGCGGCCTTTTGTGTGGGTGGTGGAGCCCGGCAACAAGGCCCACCGCGCGTTCATCGAGGTGGGGGAGCGCTTTGAGGATCGCCAGCTTGTGCGCTCCGGTCTTGAGGCCGACGCGCAGGTGGTGATCGAGGGGATGTCTCGCCTCAATGAGGGTACGGAGGTCGAGGTGGTGGGGGCGCCCGAGGATCAGTCGGAGGGGGGCGATGAGGTTACCCCGGAGGTCGATGAGCGCGATGTGCGCGCCGAAGACAAGGCCGATGATGAGGCCCAGAGCGCCGATCAGCCCGGCTGA